One region of Wyeomyia smithii strain HCP4-BCI-WySm-NY-G18 chromosome 3, ASM2978416v1, whole genome shotgun sequence genomic DNA includes:
- the LOC129728567 gene encoding uncharacterized protein K02A2.6-like, translating into MEDDQPHYRDADHQRTQQQQSGPAGHFIQSASHQQQAPLSSDNLLAQMMHMMQQQQLQYQQQLNQLLLRQQQNEQRSEERFLQSEERQQALFHNIASSINVQVPPNPEQILDSLAGIIKEFHYEAESNLTFAGWYSRYDDLFEKDASLLDDEAKVRLLLRKMGAMEHERYVSFILPKLPKDFSLSQTVEKLKGLFGAKESVISRRYRCLQVSKNPTEDHIAFACRVNKSCVQFELGKLTEEEFKCLIYVCGLKSESDAELRIRLLSKIEERDNVTLEQLSEESQRLVNLRHDNAMIECTSNFGHVNAVKQFNGRRFRKSGYVAAKTDASENKNKPKSQCWFCGSLHYARDCTFRSHKCSDCGQMGHREGYCSSAKKSRGAARKRGKYSVTSKVVTVNLCSVESRRRFVSVSFPGGEIQLQLDTASDITVISQKIWQKIGSPVLVPATVKAKTARKVF; encoded by the coding sequence ATGGAAGACGACCAACCGCATTACCGCGATGCGGACCACCAACGGACCCAGCAGCAGCAGAGCGGTCCTGCGGGACATTTTATTCAGTCGGCTTCCCATCAACAGCAAGCACCACTTTCGTCAGATAACCTCCTCGCACAGATGATGCACATGATGCAGCAGCAACAGTTGCAGTACCAGCAGCAGTTGAATCAGCTTCTTCTCCGACAACAGCAGAATGAACAGCGGTCAGAAGAACGATTCCTTCAGAGCGAAGAACGACAACAAGCATTATTCCATAATATAGCGTCATCAATCAACGTGCAAGTTCCACCTAACCCCGAACAAATTTTGGATTCTCTTGCGGGAATTATTAAAGAGTTCCACTATGAGGCAGAAAGTAATTTAACATTCGCAGGTTGGTATTCGCGGTATGACGACCTATTTGAAAAGGATGCTTCTCTTTTAGATGACGAGGCCAAGGTACGTCTACTTTTACGGAAAATGGGTGCCATGGAACACGAGAGGTATGTCAGCTTCATACTTCCGAAGCTACCAAAAGATTTTAGTTTAAGCCAAACGGTAGAAAAACTAAAGGGACTTTTTGGCGCCAAAGAATCTGTTATCAGCCGACGGTATAGATGTCTCCAAGTTTCCAAAAACCCAACGGAGGACCACATTGCCTTCGCTTGCCGGGTGAATAAATCCTGTGTCCAATTCGAACTAGGAAAGCTCACCGAAGAAGAGTTTAAGTGCCTGATATATGTGTGTGGGCTTAAATCTGAAAGTGATGCCGAATTACGAATCAGACTTCTTTCCAAAATCGAAGAACGAGACAACGTTACTCTCGAGCAGTTATCGGAGGAAAGTCAAAGATTGGTCAACTTGCGACATGATAATGCAATGATTGAGTGTACTTCTAATTTCGGTCATGTGAATGCAGTGAAGCAATTCAATGGGCGACGTTTTAGGAAATCAGGATATGTAGCAGCCAAAACCGATGCaagtgaaaacaaaaacaagccAAAATCGCAGTGTTGGTTTTGTGGTTCGTTACATTATGCTCGAGATTGTACCTTCAGAAGCCATAAGTGTTCCGATTGTGGTCAAATGGGACACCGAGAGGGGTATTGTTCTAGTGCCAAGAAGTCGCGAGGAGCAGCAAGAAAGCGAGGGAAATATTCGGTGACCAGCAAAGTGGTTACAGTAAATTTATGCAGTGTGGAAAGTCGAAGAAGATTTGTTTCTGTTTCATTCCCTGGAGGTGAAATACAATTGCAGCTTGATACAGCGTCCGACATAACAGTGATCAGCCAGAAGATTTGGCAGAAGATTGGAAGTCCAGTGTTGGTTCCAGCTACAGTGAAAGCAAAGAcagctcggaaagtgttttga